A single Gloeocapsa sp. DLM2.Bin57 DNA region contains:
- a CDS encoding SulP family inorganic anion transporter, whose translation MKITNEINFSNFQGDLFGGLTAAVVALPMALAFGIASGAGAEAGLWGAILVGFFAALFGGTPSLISEPTGPMTVIVTAVIAGLMATNPDNPEKALAMGFTVIMLAGIFQIIFGALGLGRYITMLPYNVISGFMSGIGIILIALQIAPFLGQDTPPGGVIGLIRDLPYLIAHINPWEMILGIITLVVILTYPNSWKKFVPPQLAALVVGTLLALMVSRNVEIRTIATIGEITPGLPKLQMPTFTPDNLNLMFVNAMVLAVVGSIDCLLTCVVSDSLTRTEHKSNKELVAQGIANLITGLCGGVAGSGATTATVVSIKAGGRTALAGIFRALFLLIIVLWAAPITSYIPLAVLAGIVLKVGINIIDWAFLKRVHKISRKAAAILYGVIILTVFVDLMVAVGVGVFIANILTIDRLTELQSQSVKTITDADDQIVLTPAEKSVLDSAKGRVLLFHLSGPMIFGVAKAISRKHSTIANYDVLIVDLGEVPIMGVTSSLAIENAIQETIDLGRSVIIVGATGKVRHRLEKLGIAGLIPGEYWMSDRLTALKQAKLISDHNQLIDNSYLN comes from the coding sequence ATGAAAATAACCAATGAAATTAATTTTAGTAACTTCCAAGGAGATTTATTTGGAGGGTTAACCGCAGCTGTGGTAGCTTTACCTATGGCTTTAGCTTTTGGTATAGCTAGTGGTGCAGGTGCTGAAGCAGGTTTATGGGGAGCAATACTAGTAGGCTTTTTTGCAGCTCTATTTGGCGGTACTCCCAGTCTGATTTCTGAGCCAACCGGTCCAATGACGGTAATTGTTACAGCTGTAATCGCTGGCTTAATGGCTACTAACCCCGATAACCCTGAAAAAGCTTTAGCGATGGGTTTTACCGTAATTATGTTGGCGGGAATATTTCAAATTATTTTTGGAGCATTGGGGTTAGGTCGTTATATCACTATGCTTCCTTATAACGTCATATCCGGCTTTATGAGTGGTATTGGAATCATCCTTATTGCTTTACAAATAGCACCATTTTTGGGTCAAGATACACCACCTGGAGGAGTAATTGGTTTAATTCGTGATCTCCCTTATTTAATTGCTCATATCAATCCTTGGGAAATGATTTTAGGGATAATTACTTTAGTTGTTATTTTAACTTATCCTAATTCTTGGAAAAAATTTGTCCCACCTCAATTAGCAGCTTTAGTGGTAGGAACATTATTAGCTTTAATGGTGTCTAGAAATGTGGAAATTCGCACGATCGCTACCATTGGCGAAATTACTCCAGGATTACCTAAGTTACAAATGCCTACTTTCACTCCCGATAACTTGAACCTGATGTTTGTCAACGCGATGGTGTTAGCGGTAGTTGGCTCGATTGATTGTTTATTAACCTGTGTGGTTTCTGATAGTCTGACTCGTACAGAGCATAAGTCTAATAAAGAATTAGTCGCTCAAGGTATAGCTAATTTAATCACGGGTTTATGTGGAGGTGTTGCTGGCTCTGGCGCTACAACTGCAACTGTGGTTAGTATCAAAGCGGGAGGACGTACAGCTTTAGCGGGTATTTTTCGTGCTCTATTTTTATTAATTATAGTCTTATGGGCAGCTCCAATAACTTCTTATATTCCTTTAGCGGTTTTAGCGGGAATTGTTTTAAAAGTAGGTATTAATATCATTGATTGGGCTTTCTTGAAAAGGGTACACAAGATTTCTCGCAAAGCGGCGGCGATTCTCTATGGTGTAATTATTTTAACTGTGTTCGTTGATTTAATGGTAGCGGTGGGAGTAGGAGTATTTATCGCTAATATCTTAACTATCGATCGCCTTACTGAGTTACAATCTCAGTCTGTCAAGACTATCACCGACGCTGATGACCAAATTGTCTTGACACCAGCAGAAAAATCAGTTTTAGACTCAGCCAAAGGTAGAGTGCTACTATTTCATCTTAGTGGTCCGATGATTTTTGGTGTAGCTAAAGCTATCTCTAGAAAACATAGCACTATTGCTAATTATGATGTGTTAATTGTTGACCTCGGTGAAGTACCAATTATGGGGGTGACTTCTTCTCTAGCGATTGAAAATGCGATTCAAGAAACTATTGATTTGGGTAGATCAGTAATTATTGTAGGAGCAACCGGAAAGGTTAGACATCGTCTGGAAAAATTGGGTATCGCTGGTTTGATTCCTGGTGAATATTGGATGAGCGATCGCCTTACTGCTTTAAAACAGGCTAAACTTATTTCTGATCATAATCAGCTAATTGATAATTCTTACCTTAATTAA
- a CDS encoding SulP family inorganic anion transporter has protein sequence MIKIKQFPIQQLKREWFFNPKADILAGAVVGLALIPEAIAFSIIAGLEPKVGLYASFIIAITTAFLGGRPGSISAATGAMALLMVELVKNHGLQYLLAATLLTGLLQILFGVFKLGRQMKYVPRAVMIGYINALAILIFTSQLPELTNVPYTVYLITALSLAIIYILPRFTKAIPSPLIALVVMGMAKIIFKLDVPTIGDKGELPTTLPLFSLPEVPFTLETLQIILPTSLTMAVVGLLASFLTASLVDELTDTPSDKNQEAKGQGIANLITGFFGGMAGCGMIGQSVINIQSGGRGRLSTLCAGVFLLIAILALSTWVKEIPMGALAAVMIMVSIGTFRWSSIKTLSRTPRSETAVMLTTMFVTILTRNFALGVVTGIVMSTVFFSRNIAQLVFVDKVLREDGTHRIYSVVGQIFFLSVDEFLTVFDFEEIVDRVTIDLTHAHLWDQGAVAAIDKVVMKFRRNGADVELVGLNEASSTLLNKLAVYQKT, from the coding sequence ATGATTAAAATCAAACAATTCCCAATCCAACAACTCAAGAGAGAATGGTTTTTTAACCCCAAAGCCGATATTCTAGCAGGAGCGGTAGTAGGATTAGCTTTAATACCAGAAGCGATCGCGTTTTCGATTATTGCAGGACTAGAGCCAAAAGTAGGACTATACGCCTCATTTATTATAGCCATTACCACCGCCTTTTTAGGAGGGAGACCTGGGTCAATTTCAGCAGCAACTGGAGCAATGGCTCTATTAATGGTTGAATTAGTTAAAAACCATGGTTTGCAATATCTATTAGCAGCAACTTTATTAACAGGTTTATTACAAATATTATTCGGTGTTTTCAAACTAGGACGTCAAATGAAATACGTACCTAGAGCCGTAATGATTGGCTATATTAACGCTCTAGCTATCCTAATTTTTACCTCACAACTACCTGAATTAACTAACGTTCCCTATACAGTCTATTTAATTACGGCTCTATCCTTAGCAATTATTTACATCTTACCGAGATTTACTAAAGCCATACCTTCTCCCCTAATCGCATTGGTAGTCATGGGGATGGCAAAAATCATCTTTAAATTAGATGTTCCTACCATAGGAGATAAAGGAGAACTACCAACTACCTTACCCCTATTTAGTTTACCTGAAGTTCCCTTTACCCTAGAAACCCTGCAAATTATCTTACCCACCTCCTTAACTATGGCGGTAGTAGGTTTACTAGCTTCCTTTTTAACCGCTTCCCTAGTAGATGAATTAACCGATACACCTAGTGATAAAAATCAAGAAGCCAAAGGACAAGGTATCGCTAACCTTATCACTGGCTTTTTTGGTGGCATGGCAGGATGTGGTATGATCGGACAATCCGTTATTAACATCCAGTCTGGTGGAAGAGGGAGACTATCAACTCTATGTGCTGGAGTTTTCCTCTTAATTGCTATTTTAGCTTTAAGTACATGGGTCAAAGAAATTCCCATGGGTGCTTTAGCAGCAGTGATGATTATGGTATCTATCGGTACATTTCGTTGGTCATCGATTAAAACCCTATCGCGGACTCCTCGCAGTGAAACCGCGGTTATGCTTACAACTATGTTCGTGACCATCTTAACCCGTAACTTCGCTTTAGGAGTAGTCACAGGAATAGTCATGAGTACTGTATTTTTCTCCCGTAATATTGCACAACTAGTCTTTGTTGATAAAGTTCTCAGGGAAGATGGTACTCATCGCATCTATAGCGTAGTAGGACAAATTTTCTTTTTATCGGTGGATGAATTCTTAACTGTTTTTGATTTTGAGGAAATCGTTGACCGCGTAACCATAGACTTAACCCACGCTCATCTCTGGGATCAAGGTGCAGTTGCAGCTATAGATAAAGTAGTAATGAAATTTAGACGCAATGGAGCAGATGTTGAATTAGTGGGTTTAAATGAAGCTAGCTCTACTCTCTTAAATAAATTAGCGGTTTATCAAAAAACATGA
- a CDS encoding universal stress protein, whose protein sequence is MKKILVCTDGSAFAESIYRYSAWFATRLSAEVTVLSVIDVRSQKMASNHNLSGAIGLGASEELLKNLVEIEHQKAKLNHQKAKLILQNAETSLREYGVEQIKLIGQTGFLVDCLSEFEAESDLIVLGKRGEGADFATKHLGANLERIVRSIHKPCLVTTRAFQPIEKVLIAYDGSPTGKKILDFLVKIPLFQDLELHIITITKSSDDSKITLLQEAEQKLTAKGLNPICQTQTGDPEQVIIHYAQTQSINLLLMGAYGHNRIRQLVIGSTTAQVLRSSQIPVLLFR, encoded by the coding sequence ATGAAAAAGATTTTAGTATGTACTGATGGCTCTGCTTTTGCTGAAAGTATCTATCGCTATAGTGCTTGGTTTGCTACTAGATTATCAGCAGAGGTAACAGTTTTATCGGTTATTGATGTACGTAGTCAGAAGATGGCTTCTAATCATAACCTTAGCGGTGCTATCGGTTTAGGCGCATCGGAAGAATTGCTCAAGAATTTAGTAGAAATCGAGCATCAAAAAGCTAAACTAAACCACCAAAAAGCTAAATTGATTCTGCAAAACGCTGAAACTTCCCTGAGAGAGTATGGAGTTGAGCAGATTAAACTGATTGGACAAACAGGTTTTTTGGTTGATTGTCTCTCTGAGTTTGAAGCTGAATCAGACTTAATCGTCTTAGGAAAACGGGGAGAGGGTGCAGATTTTGCTACCAAACATTTAGGAGCTAATCTAGAGAGAATTGTCCGCAGTATTCATAAACCCTGTTTAGTCACTACCCGAGCATTCCAACCCATTGAAAAAGTGCTCATCGCTTATGATGGTAGCCCCACGGGAAAGAAAATCTTAGACTTTTTGGTCAAAATACCTCTATTTCAAGATTTAGAGTTACACATCATCACGATTACCAAAAGTTCCGATGATAGCAAAATAACTTTACTTCAAGAAGCTGAGCAAAAGTTAACAGCCAAAGGATTAAATCCTATTTGTCAAACACAAACTGGTGACCCAGAACAGGTTATTATTCATTACGCTCAAACTCAATCGATTAACTTACTATTAATGGGAGCTTATGGACATAATCGTATCCGTCAACTAGTGATTGGTAGTACTACCGCTCAAGTATTGCGTAGTAGTCAAATTCCCGTTCTTTTATTTAGATAA
- a CDS encoding Hsp20/alpha crystallin family protein — translation MTLVRWQPFREIDSLQKEMNRLFESLNYDPGQEKERLSFIPPAEMHETNEAIELKLEIPGMEAKDLDIQVTVDSVSISGERKSETKTEEKGITRSEFRYGHFRRIIPLPVNIDNNNVKADYKDGLLTLTLPKVEEEKNKVVKVSL, via the coding sequence ATGACACTAGTTCGTTGGCAACCCTTCCGAGAAATTGACTCTTTACAAAAGGAAATGAATCGCTTGTTTGAAAGTCTAAATTATGACCCAGGTCAAGAAAAAGAAAGACTTTCCTTTATTCCTCCTGCTGAAATGCACGAAACTAATGAAGCAATTGAGTTGAAGCTAGAAATTCCAGGTATGGAAGCTAAAGACTTGGATATACAAGTAACCGTTGACTCTGTATCTATTAGTGGTGAACGCAAATCAGAAACCAAAACCGAAGAAAAAGGTATCACTCGTAGTGAATTCCGTTATGGACATTTTCGCCGGATCATCCCTCTACCTGTTAACATTGATAACAATAACGTTAAAGCAGACTATAAAGACGGATTACTAACTCTAACCTTACCAAAAGTTGAAGAAGAAAAAAATAAAGTGGTCAAAGTTAGTCTTTAA